The following are from one region of the Sphingomonas oryzagri genome:
- the ubiG gene encoding bifunctional 2-polyprenyl-6-hydroxyphenol methylase/3-demethylubiquinol 3-O-methyltransferase UbiG — protein sequence MTDATIIPAPAGGTIDPQEAAHFGKLAAEWWDPKGSSAMLHKLNPVRLGFVREMVDQHFGTGRTERRPLAGRRALDVGCGAGLLTEPLARMGATATGLDAAPENIAAAALHAEGQGLAIDYRHGSVEKLGEDETFDLVCSMEVVEHVTDPAAFVAGLAKALAPGGLMLLSTPNRTALSRLALITVGEGTGQIPKGTHDWQKFLQPGELEALLQQAGLKVIETRGLSLDPMKGFVLSNDVRMDYLMGVVRA from the coding sequence CCCGCGGGGGGCACGATTGATCCGCAGGAAGCAGCGCATTTCGGCAAGCTCGCCGCCGAATGGTGGGATCCCAAGGGATCGTCCGCCATGCTCCACAAGCTGAACCCGGTGCGGCTGGGTTTCGTGCGCGAAATGGTGGATCAGCATTTCGGCACCGGGCGCACCGAGCGGCGGCCGCTGGCGGGCAGGCGCGCGCTCGATGTCGGCTGCGGCGCGGGGCTGCTGACCGAGCCGCTGGCGCGCATGGGGGCGACCGCGACGGGGCTGGATGCGGCGCCCGAGAATATCGCGGCGGCCGCGCTCCATGCCGAGGGGCAGGGGCTGGCGATCGACTATCGCCACGGCAGCGTCGAGAAGCTCGGAGAGGACGAGACCTTCGATCTGGTCTGCTCGATGGAAGTGGTCGAGCACGTCACCGATCCGGCGGCGTTCGTCGCGGGGCTGGCGAAGGCGCTGGCGCCCGGCGGGCTGATGCTGCTCTCGACGCCGAACCGCACCGCGCTCTCGCGGCTGGCGCTGATTACGGTGGGCGAGGGGACCGGGCAGATCCCCAAGGGCACGCACGACTGGCAGAAATTCCTGCAGCCCGGCGAGCTGGAGGCGTTGCTCCAGCAGGCCGGGCTGAAGGTGATCGAGACGCGCGGATTGTCGCTCGATCCGATGAAGGGCTTCGTCCTCTCGAACGACGTCCGGATGGATTATCTGATGGGGGTGGTGCGCGCCTAA